The following coding sequences are from one Nicotiana tomentosiformis chromosome 3, ASM39032v3, whole genome shotgun sequence window:
- the LOC104108350 gene encoding calcium-dependent protein kinase 32-like yields MGNCCAVPSTTDIDEQKRGKNKPNPFSTHNHGNGGCKSYVLENPTGHDIETTYELGRELGRGEFGVTYLCTEKSTGEFYACKSISKKKLRTRIDIEDVRREVEIMKNLPQHPNIVTLKDTYEDDIAVHLVMELCEGGELFDRIVTRGHYTERAAAAVTRTIVEVIQMCHKHGVMHRDLKPENFLFGNKKETAPLKAIDFGLSVFFKPGERFNEIVGSPYYMAPEVLKRNYGPEVDVWSAGVILYILLCGVPPFWAETEQGVAQAIIRSVVDFRRDPWPKVSDNAKDLVKKMLNPDPSKRLTAQEVLDHPWIQNAKRAPNVSLGETVKARLKQFSMMNKLKKRALRVIAEHLSVEEVAGIKEGFKLMDIGNKGKIDMNELKVGLQKLGHQVPDTDVQILMEAGDVDKDGYLDYGEFVAISVHLRKMGNDEHLKKAFEFFDKNQTGYIEIDELREALSDEIETNSEEVISAIMQDVDTDKDGRISFDEFAAMMKAGTDWRKASRQYSRERYNSLSLKLMKDGSLHGNDDSR; encoded by the exons ATGGGAAATTGTTGTGCGGTACCTAGTACTACTGATATAGATGAGCAGAAAAGGGGAAAAAATAAACCAAATCCATTTTCTACGCATAATCATGGAAATGGTGGGTGCAAATCCTATGTGTTGGAAAATCCAACAGGTCATGATATTGAGACCACATATGAACTAGGACGTGAGCTTGGCAGAGGTGAATTTGGGGTTACATATTTATGTACTGAGAAATCTACAGGTGAATTTTATGCTTGTAAATCAATATCCAAGAAGAAGCTAAGGACTAGAATAGATATTGAGGATGTGAGGAGAGAGGTTGAGATTATGAAGAATTTGCCTCAGCATCCTAATATTGTTACCTTAAAGGATACTTATGAGGATGATATTGCAGTTCATTTAGTGATGGAGTTGTGTGAGGGTGGTGAGCTCTTTGATCGGATTGTCACGAGGGGGCATTATACTGAGAGGGCTGCAGCAGCTGTGACTCGCACTATTGTCGAAGTAATTCAG ATGTGCCATAAGCATGGTGTCATGCATCGGGATCTCAAACCTGAAAATTTCTTGTTCGGAAACAAGAAGGAAACAGCACCACTGAAGGCAATTGATTTTGGGCTCTCAGTATTCTTTAAGCCTG GAGAGAGATTTAATGAGATTGTGGGAAGTCCCTATTACATGGCTCCTGAGGTGTTGAAGCGAAACTATGGTCCAGAAGTAGATGTATGGAGTGCTGGAGTCATTCTTTACATCTTGCTATGTGGTGTCCCACCCTTTTGGGCAG AAACTGAACAAGGAGTTGCTCAAGCGATCATTCGATCTGTTGTGGATTTTAGAAGAGATCCTTGGCCAAAGGTCTCTGATAATGCAAAGGACCTTGTGAAGAAGATGCTCAACCCTGACCCTAGCAAGAGGCTTACTGCTCAGGAAGTGCTAG ATCATCCTTGGATACAAAATGCTAAAAGGGCGCCAAATGTTTCTCTCGGTGAAACAGTGAAAGCAAGGCTCAAGCAATTTTCTATGATGAACAAGCTTAAGAAAAGAGCTTTAAGG GTTATTGCTGAGCATTTGTCTGTGGAGGAGGTGGCTGGAATAAAGGAGGGATTCAAATTGATGGACATAGGAAACAAAGGGAAGATTGACATGAATGAGTTGAAAGTTGGATTGCAGAAGCTTGGACATCAAGTCCCAGATACTGACGTACAAATTCTAATGGAAGCT GGCGATGTTGATAAAGATGGATATCTGGACTATGGGGAGTTTGTGGCAATCTCAGTCCACCTTAGGAAGATGGGCAATGATGAGCACTTGAAGAAGGCATTTGAATTTTTTGATAAGAACCAAACTGGGTATATAGAGATTGACGAGTTAAGGGAGGCATTATCTGACGAGATTGAAACCAACAGTGAAGAAGTTATTAGTGCAATTATGCAAGACGTGGACACGGACAAG GACGGACGCATAAGTTTTGATGAGTTTGCTGCAATGATGAAGGCTGGTACAGATTGGAGAAAGGCATCACGACAGTATTCACGAGAACGATATAATAGCCTCAGCTTGAAATTGATGAAAGATGGATCCTTACATGGGAATGATGATAGTAGATAG